From a single Accipiter gentilis chromosome 10, bAccGen1.1, whole genome shotgun sequence genomic region:
- the RNF222 gene encoding RING finger protein 222, protein MSETSSSKEGLPAECPVCYEKFHPLEAMHRKLSCGHTFCHDCLVKCLLSAKLDGQVQSSIICPVCRYVTFLSKKKALWPPKAGTNARTLEMPLSPSSLPHLTKMETSNTLVVPSHFVMPVQSLNRCCSTGNSPVDSQGVPGELAREAHIFVISNHGMPLVDTDCGSLGSRSRAETRSSVSSSSALGVKCCQSPIALAVLLILTVALLAAVLPWLLLVKRDS, encoded by the coding sequence ATGTCTGAGACCTCGTCCAGCAAGGAGGGTCTCCCGGCCGAGTGCCCTGTGTGCTATGAGAAGTTTCACCCGCTGGAGGCCATGCACCGCAAGCTCAGCTGCGGGCACACCTTCTGCCACGACTGCCTGGTGAAGTGCCTGCTCTCTGCCAAGCTTGATGGCCAGGTCCAGAGCAGCATCATCTGCCCTGTCTGCCGCTATGTGACTTTCCTCAGCAAGAAGAAGGCTCTATGGCCACCCAAGGCAGGCACCAATGCCCGGACACTGGAGATGCCTCTGTCACCTTCGTCCTTGCCCCATCTGACCAAAAtggagaccagcaacaccttGGTGGTGCCCAGCCATTTTGTGATGCCGGTACAGAGCCTTAACCGGTGCTGCAGCACAGGAAACAGCCCCGTGGACTCGCAGGGGGTCCCGGGAGAGCTGGCACGGGAAGCCCACATCTTTGTCATCAGCAACCATGGGATGCCGCTGGTGGACACTGACTGTGgctcactggggagcagaagcagagcagaaacGCGGAGCTCGGTGTCatccagctcagccctgggggtGAAATGCTGCCAGTCACCCATCGCCCTCGCCGTCCTCCTCATCTTGACTGTGGCCCTCCTGGCGGCTGTGCTCCCTTGGCTGCTGCTGGTGAAGAGGGACTCGTAG